Within Rissa tridactyla isolate bRisTri1 chromosome 4, bRisTri1.patW.cur.20221130, whole genome shotgun sequence, the genomic segment TGCAGAAGTCTTGATGGTTTGAGGATATTTTGAGTCTGCTTAGACATCCAGTTAGTTCATCATCTAACGAGAGAAGAATAGACAATTATTTCTAATGCAATGGTGTTTGAGCGTGGAACTTTTCTGATCTAGTGATCCCCTGTATACTGTGAATTGtttattcttccttttaaagGAAACTATCGCTGTCTACAAACCGCATTGAAAGAATCGCCAACTTGAACAGCCTAAGTAAGTGACAAGCTAGCGATCGattatgtttgttttcaagtTGCCTGGCTAGGACATACACCATAATTTGTTATATGTGTCTAACTTTATACctattcttattctttttaattccttcctcttAGAAAATTACAAGTGACCTTTAAATTATCAGTCTTACTAGAGAATGCATGTTTACCAATAATGGTGTATTAAAGCATGTATTCCTGTGCACTAGCCTTGGCAGTTGTCTCACTgtgcaggtttaaaaaaaaatccattaagaaAGCACCTTTGTAGCTTCCAGTGGGCCTGAGTTGTGATATTCAAAACCTAATCAGTTCTAGAGTGATTTAATGACCAATTTCCATGCTCATGTTGGAGATAGTCTGCAGTTCAGTAATCTGTAATTGTGGTATTGGTTGGTGTGAGGTTGGAGTGTTGTAAATTTTGGATGGAAAAATGCCATTCCACTTTGCAGAGGGTTGGATATacttggtttgattttgtttgtacTTGAAAGGGGCCTGCCATCTGTCTAGAACTGGAACTGAACTTTTATTTCATGGGCAGCTGTCTATGACACCTTGAAACTCATTGGCTTACTGACTTTGGGACAGAAGTCTTAATCATCTGTCCTCAAGACTTTGATTCTGTGGCATGAGGCTGGCAAAGAGCTGCAGGCTTTGAGCTGGAGCTTCCAGGCTTTTCTGTCCTTATCAAATTGCCAGGCAGACAGACAAGGAACCCGGAATCCCATCCTTTCCAACTACACACCAATGGGTCTGTCAAGAAACTTGATGAACTTATTTGTTTTCATAATATACTCAGACTTCAACAAATTTGCAAATActaatcagggaaaaaaatattcctgtattCTTTCCAAATAATACTTGGAATTGTATTTGTATTGTAATATTTCAATTTGAGAAGCTCTATCATCATGAGCAAAAAATAATTAGGCAGTTACATATAAAAGGGAAACCAATGAAATTTCCTAGTgggataaaatattaaaagtctCTAAAGcatcttaaatatttatattaacaaAACACAGAATCAAAACACCCAGTCTGTACCAAATATTTGATCCTAAAGCCAGACAAACTAGAACTACGTGGTCTGTCTCTTAAAGGTACAGAATATGAGGAACTGACCATCTCTTATTGGCTCCTgtgaaagagggagaaagcagTGCTTATAGCTATGAAAAACAGCCAGTAATTATTACATATTTGCTTTTGCTTGTTGCAGAGAGGAAGCCAAGAAATCTTTTTAAGCATCTACACtcttttcagatggaaaagattACTATTAATGTATATACCTGATATTGTAGTTACGTCAAGTAGATAATCCTGTGTCACACCCCTGTATCGATACATGTGAGGAAGATGTTTGAGATGACAGCAGCAAGTGTTAGTTTTGTGTTTTAGAGAGTGTAAATGTTCCATGAGGGAggtctttcttcctttaaaatgcGGAATTTTTCAGAATGAGAGTAATAAAAAACACTAACAGCAGTTAGAAACAATTTTAAGGCATGGCTTTTTAAGCAATCTgtcatttttgtatttgtaagTATCCTTTAATTTCTTACAAATTTCAAAAGCTAGCTCAAACTTATAAGTGTGAGTTACAGGGAGAATAGCTGTCTAGAGCAAAAGGCCATCTCCCAGTGCTCTGCCCTGTGGATGGGGATCCTTAGGGATATTCTGCAGAATATTAGCTCTAGTGGACTTTAGACTTACTGGTTATGAATCTTCATTTTTTGAGCGTGCTCATGTATTAAGCTGTTGTgtttaaaaagataaagaattCTCATTGTACCtcaactttttaatgaaaactaatCTTTCTGTTTGAGAATATTTGCCAGATGTGGCTTTATCAGGTGTGGTTTCAGCCCTGCATTTCCTGAGGCAGAACATACAACTATCTATTCTAGATCAGCCTTGAATCTTCATCCGTAGCAATCTCTAGCCACTACACGTGCTGTCTGTGGAGTATCTGTTGCTATTTGGCTGCAACTTTTATTGGTCTTGCCATTAATTATTGTACCACGTATTTTCAATCATTGTGCATACAAGAGCAAAACAAGATAATTAAGTATTTAATCATTAATGCACTTAGGAAGAAGGGTTAAAACATTCATGAAAGGTATAGATCCAAAGTTAACTCAGCTATGTGCCGCAGCTCAGTTTGCTTATTTACACATGCAAGAAAGCTtgtgtgaaaaattaaaatgagttATATAAAAAGACTGATATTTTGTCATAGCTTTGAGTTTCACTAATATGACACTGAACCCCAGCAAGAACAACTCGCTTGGAGAGTTTTGTCTGGGCGCTAGACTAAGTTGAAATGTCTCTCATCAGACTTCTGTAAGGCAGCTTTATATGCTGCCTCTATTATAGAAATCAAATCTGCTGCCTTAAAATAAGATTGGAACAACTTTTGCCTGGAGAAGAAGGGGTGTGAACTATGTAAGATCAAAACTAGCAAGTTAGCAGTTAGAGTTCAGGTGCAAGGTGAAATAATCATTTTTATTCAATATTTATCTGGACTGAATTTTAAGCAGGTAAACTGCACAAGTAGCTTTGTATTCATGAGCGTGTTTCTGAGCTGTCCACTGCATCCATTCCCGATTATCTGTGTAGGTCaggaagttttatttctgttattgaaTATTTCTGTTATTGTTATCTATATGACTTACAGCAtcttcttatatttaaaaaaaacccatttattaACAATAAACTTTCTTTTATCTATTACAGAAAATTTGAAGATTCTGTCTTTGGGAAGAAATAACATAAAGAACTTGAATGGATTGGTATGTGCCTCAGTGTCAATTCTTCACTAACAAAATGGAGTGCTGTCTAGAACGAGGGATAATTCCCCTGTGTTCATAAAAGTCTGCTGAATTTACGTTGTTGCctaagcatttattttctgctttcactaTGATTTGTTCATATTGTTTCTATTTTATCAGataatctttctctcttttttttttgtttaaacactCTTCATGTTCGGAGATTCTTCAGGGCTAATTTACTACATAAACGCATTTTACAAAGAAGGATTTTGTTGTCTTTGACAAAGACGAGCAGAACTGTTATTTGAAAATGGCTGTCTGTCTATAAAACCCTTTAAATTCCACTGGCTTTACATGAAAATAATTCCTACAGACTTTTTGCAGGAGGAATTTTCTACCTGAAGATACTTAAGCTATGCTTCTTTACTACATATATTGGCAGTCCTATGAACACACACTTCATGGGAGTCTGTCCTTTTTATGTTAACTGGCACCCACAGCAATATGGCTTTAGGGGAGAAGATGGTGGCAGGACTAAGTATACCAGGTAGGGGAAAAttgttgaggaaaaaaattcGATCAGTTTTGTTACATTTAAATTAAGGGCAGAAGAACTTTTTTTCAGTcgacatttttttaatgaatatagaaattcttttcttcctgaagagaTATTGTATGTTTCTCCTGCAGAATGTTTCTCTTCAAAGCTATTCCCCACCTTCAGAGATGCCATATCTCTTATGTGTGAAATGCAGAGTCAATGTGTAAtggctggtttaaaaaaaacctctcttttgAGAGAATTATGAAAGCAACTTCTGGCCAACAGGTACAAACATACGTGCACCTGAAATGAATCATTCCCTTATATTGTATAAAACCCCCTCTAAAGTAGTTGTTGAATTGCATTCACTTCATGTATACTTGCAGTGACAAGCAGCCAAAGTTGTCTCCCCTGCCCCTATGCCTTAAGAACAACTACTCCAGTCAGCTATTCCTTATCTTATTCTAATGCTGTGCTTTCTGTCCTACTAAATATATTTCAGATCATTTGCTCTTAATTCCCATGAGTATTTGTCATGCATAATTAGGGACCTGCTTAAAAGCAAATGAGGACCAATATACCTTAGTATTTTCTCGCATGAGGTGACCTGTAGGGGGTGAAGAgagtatctgaaaaaaaagtaagatataCTTCTGCTTACCTGAGTAGTCCTGTCATTTTCCAGGAGGCAGTTGCAGATACTTTAGAGGAGCTGTGGATCTCATACAACTTCATTGAGAAACTGAGGGGTATCCGTGTAATGAAGAAGCTGAAGGTTCTTTATATGTCAAATAATTTGGTGAAAGACTGGGGTAAGCCACACCTCTCTATTCTGTAGCTTCTCCTGTAGTATGGTGAATGCATGAATTAAGTTACCAAGTAAAAAATAGTTCTGTATGTTACAGGGCTTTAAGTCTCACTGATAAGCCTGCAGATGTGTGCTGAATCCCTAAATATCCACTCATGCAAGAGAGTAAAAATAGAATATTGAATTTAACTCCTAAGTCTAAAGGAGTTTATTCTTTGAATCATCTTTATTGGACTTCTGTTAAAATGTATACCTGTTCTTTAACCTGATACCAGTTCAAGCCCAAGCAATCCCTATCCTGTTGTATCCCATGCTATTTATGTTTGCACTGAGTTTGAAAGGAAGGTTTGGTGCAGAGGTTCTTTCCGTGTTCCACAATCTGGTTGGTGTTTTCACCTTTGTGGTTGCAGCAGAGTTTGTGAGACTGGCAGAGCTGCCATTGCTAGAGGATCTGGTGTTTACAGGGAATCCACTACAAGAGAAATACACCTCTGATCAGAAGAACAGTTGGATTGAAGAAGCAACCAAACGGGTACCCAAGCTGAAAAAGCTGGATGGTGAGTTTGGGGCATGAGGCAGTTGGTGTGAGTGAACAGCTTGATATAAAGACAACCACAGAGAAATTCAGCATAGCCTCAGAAGTTCATGTGTGCGCCCATGTAATATTCCTCCCTCCTGTCTTTGGAGTTCTTCAGAAGCGGGCTAACTTCTAGCAGCTGAATTTTgcagccttggctgcaggatCTTCTGGAAGTGTTTGATGGATTTTGGAGTATTAAGTAGTCTTGCAGCCCACTGTTGGGCTTTACTCTTGAAGTTAAGCAGTCAAATAGTTTTTAGCACATAACTAATAGGTAACTGGAACATACTGGTCTGAAATTCTCTTGTGGACTTCACATGTTGACTTGTGTAACTATATAGCTAAGTGTTTAGAATTAAATAAGTTAACAAGGCTTTCATCTGCCATGTTGAATTACAACAAGTTTTCCCAGCAAATTTGATTTACAGTTTTCCTCAACCAAAAAGGGTGACATGGGTGAATGGGGACGGACAGGGTTATGTTCTGTTTTGCTTATGGTACAGGGGCAAGTTTTCAAAATTTCATGCAAGTTTCCTAAATGCCTGAACATCTCCCTCTTGTCACCGTACTAAGCCTCAGTTTATAAACTGTCCTCTCCTTTTTATCACTGACatgaaaatatattaaactgtGTTCTACTTTTAAAAGCGAGataatttttaaatctatttttaaagatgttaatttCTGCTCATGGAGATGTTAGCTGTTTGCTGTTAGCTGCTGTTTACTAAAGCAATGAAGAGGCGAGCAGGACGGGTAACAGTAATAAAGAGTCAGAGTAGCAGCAGGGAAGGTACGAGCGTAGGGTTGGCGCCAAGAGGACAGCATCAGTACAGGGAGCAATGGATGGGAAATCAAAGCAAGATCAACTGAAGTACTAAGAATTATTGGTAAGTGGAGGCCTGGTCATAAAAGCGTACTGCTATGAAGGACGGCCTGCAGTAGTCCATTTGCTGTTGTAGtagaaaacattttaagagtGAAACAATAAACGGAATAGGGCAAGTATCTGTATGGGCAAAGAGTAACCTTGTTACTATAAGGTTAGACCCTTAGTTTTTTAAGCATTCCTGCAGCCAGGAGCAATGGGCAGCTCGGAATTAGGCAGGTACATTTCCTGTGCAATGTAGAAAGATAGGATGATATTTAAGAACGGAAACCACAAAAACTAGAATGTTGAGCAAAAGAGAAGTCAGAAATGCTGTGACTGGCTGTAAGGTTCTTGCTGTTACACTGTCCCAGGATCCTGTTATGCCTGTGTACTGTATGTGAGATGATTAATATGGGGACCTCAAAATTATTGAAATAGTTGAAGATGTGCTGGACAAAAAAATAGGCACTGAAGGTCTTTTTCAGCAGGTAGGTGTCTCCTTTCGGCAAATTCCTGTGCCAGGAACCCTGCTCAGCAGTTAGGTCCCTAAAGCACAACAGAAATCAGGCTctggtggtttttattttctgttttctaccagtgaaaaaagaaatgcagcaccCCAATCTTACAGTCAGCACAGGGCTCTCACCACAAAACCTCACCATAGTTCAAGTTTCTGCCTCAAGCTGAGCAAAGCATCAGTATGACCCAGTTCCCATTACCTAGGTGACAGCGCAGGTGAATGAACATATACCTTCAGGCCCCTGCTGTTCTTGTACTAGTTATTTGGGCATGTATTTGATTGTGCTATTTCAGCATGCTCTGAGCTTACCTGTACTATTGGGTTTTGCTACTGTGGGGAAAATTTATAACTTGATAAATCTTTTTGGGGGCTACTAGCATTTCAGCTTATTTTAAATTCATGAACACATCACTATGAGGTGGCATGAACCCTGCAGGATGCCACAAGCTGAGGTGCCCTTGCTCAATATGCCtgttaaaaagtgttttgttttttcgaACGTACCCAAGGGGTAGGTATAGACTATGATGCTACTGTGCAATGCAGCTTTATTTCATGACATCCAAGTTAGCCCTCAGAGACGTGACCACATTGCTTCTTGGATCCACATTaatataatttgtattttgtaGTCTGGACATCCTAGTTGGGTATCATTGAAGAGGGATCCCGTACTAACTTGGTCACTTATGTTATGGTAATGGCAACACAAAGTAGGGGCCCAACAAGAGAAAGGCAATGTGCTAGTTGGTTGGTTGTTGAACTAACATGGTGCATCTCCCAGTGCCCAAGTTAGACCGATCCTTGCAGGTCCTGCTTTAGTAccttttttattccctgttacccaagaagttggaaaaaaaccccatccaatAGAAGATCTCATCAGTTGAAGGCTTTTCAAGTTAAGAGCAGTTGAGGTATGTAGAAGTTCATGTCAGTTAGAAGCAGTGTCCGGAAATAcaactctttcctttttctgccagtCCAACACTTGCCGACAGTCCAGATTAGCTTTCAGGTATATCAGCATTAACTATGTCTTTCTCTGCATAATCTATTTGTAAATCTTTGCAGAATTTTttacctctctttttttctcttaggtattccagttattaaaaaagaagatgaagaagaaggAGCAAACTGATGACACTTTCTTGTTGGGTATTTAAGTAACTCCAGATAACTCGGCATATAGAACTTTTATATAAATGTTTGTTTTGAAGAAGATCTTTgggcaatttttaaaagatgagctTATCTCCACAGTCTCTCACCCAAAGAGTTAGTTACCAAAATTCGGGCACACCAATTTTGTCACGCTTATGACACCTTCTTCAGAGACCAGTGGAACTAAGTTTATCAGCTAGCAAGAGGTCTTTGCCTAATCTAATGCATAGCTATTTTTCATCCCTGATTAGTGGTGTTTGTTGTTCACTCTTGGGTTATAATAGAACCATTGTGGCGTGTCAGGTGCAGCTGGCCAACATTATCGTTGGAAACACTGAGGCCGAAAGAACAGCGTTGTGGTTTAGAGACACATTACAGGCTTTGTTGTGTTTAATTTTGTCATGGGAATGCCTCAGTATTTTAAGTATGCGAGTTTGCCTTTTCATCCCCTTGCTGTTATGCCAAACAGGCCCAGTAGTTGTGGACCTACGCACAAAAAAGGGATTGGTCCAATGATCGCTTCTTACTGGCCTTAAGTTTTGACTTGGGCTTCTCGCATTGGAACTCAACTGCATTGCTTAGAAGGCCACGTATAacttaatatatttatttattttaaagaggcAATGGGAATTCTTTGCATGGTTTCAGTGAGACTAAAATATctgctagctttttttttgtttttttgtctcttaataagaaattattttagattgGAATATGTGGTCTATTAGCCTACAGCTGGTTCCTAGTTTTGGTTTGTGTCACTACTGGACATAATCCTTCTCAGCTCTGAATTTTTCCTATAACTAAGTAGGCTTATACTAATACAGAAACAAACAGTGAACAAAGGACCTGGGTTTGAGGAcagaaaattttggttttggagaTACTAATTTTTTAT encodes:
- the LOC128908462 gene encoding dynein axonemal light chain 1-like isoform X5, whose protein sequence is MAKATTIREALAKWETKNGQKASEAKEVKLYGQVPPVEMMDESLSTLVNCEKLSLSTNRIERIANLNSLKNLKILSLGRNNIKNLNGLEAVADTLEELWISYNFIEKLRGIRVMKKLKVLYMSNNLVKDWAEFVRLAELPLLEDLVFTGNPLQEKYTSDQKNSWIEEATKRVPKLKKLDGIPVIKKEDEEEGAN